The genomic DNA AAAACTgcaattattttgttaaatgtttttaaataagaaaaatgtatttaaaaataatgaatattgtataaaaacacaatactgaaTAGGATGTAGTGCAATAAACTTActttattaagtttaatgtacagcatttaccttggagatcaaacgacttaaagatgctgatggagttggaggagagaggctgaactgaataactaaatcttatttgctgatttttgccctttCACCACGCTTTCATCACTTTTATCTACAGGAGTTTTCGATAAAAACCTGTCCAATGAGATCTGTTTCATCttccctttcagaatatttctgaaatgagttaggcaagtgtcaataaatagctccatcgcacgcccagttgcaattttttctgggtgtttcttttgaataaagtctgaaagtttctcccacattcccaacatttcctttatctcacttacagagataacctcctcctcctccatgtcatttatttcctgcAAAACCTCCGTGTGCTGCTGCGTCTGTAGCTCCTTTAGCTCCTGCGTTGTCAGTTCCTCGGAGTGCTCCTCGATGAGCTCGTTGATGTCACCTTCATCCATGTCCAGGCCCATGGGCTTGCCGCGGGATACAATCTCctccaccactgccgctgcgggTTCGAGTCTTTCGAAATCCGTTTCAGACACTACCTCAGGCCACAGCTTCTTCACGCAGAAGTCAAGGTCCTCTTTGTAACACCCTGCCAGGCCATATCGATAATTCTGAGGCATATCACGATGTTATAGTGGTCCTTCCAGAACTCTCGAAGGGTGAGGTTTGTGCTCTCCCGTCACCTCAAAGCAGTGGCGGAACAGGTGCTTGGTGAAGAGCttcttgaaattagaaatcaccTGCTGGTCCATTGGCTGCAGGATAGGGGTGGTGTTAGGTGGAAGGTAGAGAACCTTTATAAACTTGAACTCTTCGAGGATGTCATCTTCAAGGTTAGGTGCGTGAGCAGGTCCATTGTCCAGGACAAGAAGAGCTTGCAGAGGTAGGTTATTTTCCTGGAGATATTTCTTAACAGCAGGACCAAAGACCAAATTCACCCACTTCACAAAGATCTGCCTGGTGACCCACGCCCTCGGGTTTGCCCTCCGCATAACCTGCAGTTTTTCTTTCAGAATCTTATGTGACTTAAAGGCTCTGGGGTTTTCCGAATGATAAACGAGCAGTGGCTTAATCTTGCAGTCGCCGCTTGCATTGGCACACAGTGCGAGGGTTAGCCTATCCTTCATGGGTTGGCCTGGCATCCTCTTCTCTTCAGCCGTTATGTAAGTTCACCTTGGCATCTTCTTCCAGAAGACTCCTGTCTCATCACAGTTGAAGACTTGCTGGGGGTTTATCCTTCTGCTGCTATAATTTCAGCAAACGTTTTGAGGTAATCCTCACCTGCCTTTATATCCGTGCTCGCTGCCTCACCATGTCTGACAACGGAGTGAATGccggtcctctttttaaaatttttgaaccaGTCCCGACTGGCTTTAAACGGCTCGCCCAGTGCCTCGTCCATTGAAGTGCCTGGGGTCTGCTGCAGCAAATCAGCATAAATAGCTCGTGCCTTCTCGCAGATTGTAGCCTTCGTCACGGTATCTCCTGCGAGCTGCTTCTCCGTTAACCACACCATTAGcagcttctccatattttcatggaTAGATGTCCGCTGTTTAGAAGTTATTGTAacgcccttggctggagttgGAGCCTGTATCGACTCCTTCTGCTCCAGTGTGGTGCAGATGGTGGAAGTGCTACCCTCGTCCTGCTTCGCCAAGTCGATTACATGCACACCTTGGTCATGTTTTTCGATaatttctttaattcaatgcacatcATCCGCTTCTTCTCACCACTGTCCTTCACactttcttcagatccatggttgaaaaaacgaagttttgcaaaataactgcaagctCAAACGCAAGCACAGCACTGATGCTTCAACTAAGAGCTAAccgcttaaagtgaacgagtgagacacgtgatgctgggctgatgttgtggtgttcactgtgacgttcactgtgccaactagtggtggggtactgaagctggctcgtaacccgaattttagctcacaactcaaagcaaaaaatcggccgagagacggctcatttctcgaaaaactcgttagtcgggacactcgtaagtcaaggcaccactgtaattagaaggtggccagcggggcgggactgggaaAAACAGggcggacacaccctggagccaacttcccatggtccctccccagttggccccACCTGGGGCGGTACCACAGCTCCAAAGGCATCTGTGGGGTGAGTGGGGTCTCTCCAgcatgtggggtccctcagtctggcctgcggggatcaggctgaaaatggctctctgacatcccctgagggatcccagattgtgagagggcagttctcgggtgaggCACCCAGgtatcgggctccctcctctctggttccagagtGCGTCACCTGAGAAATGCCACTGCCaggtcactgcagcttggcagctcctgcattgagcatctgtctgtGCACGTCAGTGCacatggtcagtgcacgtcatagctaccagtcagagcgtctaccccctggtggtcagtgcatgtcatagctaccagtcagtcAATTGgacggtcgcttagccttttatatatagaaatactagaggcccggtgcacaacaatttgtgcactcggggagggggaggggtccctcagcccggcctgtgctctctctcagcctgggacccctagggggatgtccggcTTGTTTCGTTCCTGCCTCCCTCAGCTGCTTGGCCTGGGTTATTTGTTCCCACCTCTGCCGCCCAGCTTGTTTTCGGCAGCCTGCCTTGCTACACTCCCAgctagtatatgcaaattaaccgccatcttggatggctgttaatttgcacgCGGTgctgattagccattgggaagcgtagcagaggtatagttaattatcctttttgtcttttattaggataataaaagttatgtggaagtgatttctgaaaatattgtatggtactgtactcacccttcttataatgatgtgagatgatacagtGAGACAAAGTGAGGTGAATAATGTAGGCATGGTGATATAGAATTAGGCTActataagggttacttgaacataaATCATTTCAATATCTTAACAGTCTATTTGATAACCTGGATGGCTAAGTGACTAAGTGTTTGGCTATCATGTACAGCATGGAGACACTAGACAAGGGTATGATTCACATCCTGGGCATGACTGAGTAGGATA from Myotis daubentonii chromosome 2, mMyoDau2.1, whole genome shotgun sequence includes the following:
- the LOC132228401 gene encoding uncharacterized protein LOC132228401, with protein sequence MEKLLMVWLTEKQLAGDTVTKATICEKARAIYADLLQQTPGTSMDEALGEPFKASRDWFKNFKKRTGIHSVVRHGEAASTDIKAGDINELIEEHSEELTTQELKELQTQQHTEVLQEINDMEEEEVISVSEIKEMLGMWEKLSDFIQKKHPEKIATGRAMELFIDTCLTHFRNILKGKMKQISLDRFLSKTPVDKSDESVVKGQKSANKI